One segment of Solanum stenotomum isolate F172 chromosome 1, ASM1918654v1, whole genome shotgun sequence DNA contains the following:
- the LOC125851226 gene encoding F-box protein CPR1-like: MSDGIMKKLPQDVISCIILRVAVKSLLRYKCISKTWCTLLESSYFINLHVKRPTTTKDELILLKRSFEEGPNQYKNVLSFLSGCDDDHYPISPNIDVPYLSTTFGSVNQHLMGPYNGLIVLSDNEHVVLLNPSTRKYTLLQPSPFEICPPGFDRYICGLGFGIDLTMNDYKFVRINEISSDLYKDPCVRGNKVEVYELNIDAWREEYYEEETLPSVYWSPCSELFYKGVCHWFASGDGEVILCFDMSTDTFRNIKMPHTCFFPNGMCYGLVILNDSLTLICYRDPTCEIDPLTDVIDIWTMKDYGVNDSWILGYTIRPLPIESPLTIWNDLLLLQSKSGQLISYNFISDEVKEYNLHGYPGSFKVIVYKESLTSTLQENSQGTQAQGF; encoded by the coding sequence ATGTCGGATGGAATTATGAAGAAATTACCCCAAGATGTGATCAGTTGTATTATTTTGAGAGTTGCAGTGAAATCTCTATTGCGATACAAGTGTATCTCTAAAACATGGTGTACTCTATTAGAGTCCTCTTATTTTATCAATCTTCATGTCAAGCGCCCCACCACCACCAAAGACGAATTAATTCTCTTAAAACGATCCTTCGAAGAAGGACCTAATCAGTATAAAAATGTCTTATCTTTTCTTTCTGGTTGTGATGATGATCATTATCCCATTTCTCCAAATATAGATGTTCCGTATCTATCTACAACTTTTGGTAGTGTGAATCAACATCTCATGGGGCCTTACAATGGTCTAATTGTCCTGTCTGATAATGAACACGTCGTCTTACTTAATCCATCCACTAGGAAATACACCCTGCTTCAACCCAGTCCATTTGAAATATGTCCTCCGGGGTTCGACCGTTATATTTGTGGTCTAGGATTTGGCATTGACTTGACGATGAATGACTACAAATTTGTTAGGATTAATGAAATTTCTTCGGATCTTTACAAGGATCCTTGCGTGAGAGGGAACAAAGTTGAGGTTTATGAATTGAACATTGATGCATGGAGAGAAGAGTATTATGAAGAGGAAACGTTGCCCTCTGTGTATTGGTCTCCTTGTTCGGAATTATTTTACAAGGGAGTATGTCATTGGTTTGCAAGTGGAGATGGAGAGGTAATTCTTTGTTTTGATATGAGCACTGATACTTTTCGCAATATCAAGATGCCTCATACTTGTTTTTTTCCTAATGGCATGTGTTATGGCCTTGTTATATTAAATGATTCTCTCACCTTGATTTGTTATCGTGATCCAACATGTGAGATTGATCCATTAACGGATGTGATTGATATTTGGACAATGAAAGACTACGGCGTAAATGATTCTTGGATTTTGGGATACACCATTAGACCTCTTCCTATTGAATCCCCTTTAACAATTTGGAACGATTTATTACTCCTTCAAAGCAAAAGTGGACAATTGATTTCCTACAATTTTATTTCAGATGAAGTAAAGGAATATAATTTACATGGATATCCTGGAAGCTTCAAGGTTATAGTTTATAAGGAATCCTTGACTTCAACTCTACAGGAAAACAGTCAAGGTACACAAGCTCAGggattttaa
- the LOC125845862 gene encoding F-box protein CPR1-like has product MLDGIMKKLHEDVVIHILLELPVKSLMRFKSISTILYTLIHSSIFINLHRNRRRNTKDELLILKRPIFLDENLYKNILYFLCSNDNDDNDDTLKHVAPEIDVPYFDTDFCVQFQQLLGSSHGLIALTDFEDIIFLNPTTRKYRLLPHSPFRCPKDFVYVTRGLGFGYDSIEKDYKVVRFYELSSEPYDRDFEARHSRVEVYDFCTDTWRWVIPTVKLLPRVYRYVSSEAFFEGACHWTAQDDDALSIVLCFHITTESFRNIKLPDTCYFCDNKGYGLTVCQNSLTLICYPHPKCHIEPGQEFTDIWFIKEYGEDETWIKKYTIRPLPIESSFAIWKDHVLLFQTGTGTLSSYDIHSDQINEFGYQANRGTLRLLVYNEALTIIPRESNEATQVLNF; this is encoded by the coding sequence ATGTTAGATGGAATTATGAAGAAATTGCACGAAGATGTGGTTATTCACATTCTTTTAGAGTTGCCGGTGAAATCTCTGATGCGATTCAAGAGCATTTCTACAATTTTGTACACTCTCATACATTCCTCCATTTTCATCAATCTTCATCGCAACCGCAGAAGAAACACAAAAGATGAATTGCTTATCTTAAAGCGCCCCATCTTTCTAGATGAAaatctatataaaaatatattgtattttctttgtaGTAACGATAACGATGATAATGATGATACCCTAAAGCACGTTGCTCCAGAAATAGATGTACCATATTTTGACACTGATTTTTGTGTTCAATTTCAACAGCTCCTTGGTTCTTCTCATGGTTTGATTGCTTTGACAGATTTTGAAGACATCATTTTTCTAAATCCTACTACTAGAAAATATAGACTTCTCCCACACAGCCCTTTTAGGTGTCCAAAAGATTTCGTTTATGTCACCAGAGGTCTTGGTTTTGGATATGACTCAATCGAAAAAGATTACAAGGTAGTCAGGTTTTATGAACTGTCTTCGGAACCTTATGATAGGGATTTTGAAGCGAGACATAGCAGAGTTGAGGTTTATGATTTTTGCACAGATACTTGGAGGTGGGTCATTCCTACCGTAAAGTTGTTGCCCAGGGTGTATCGCTATGTTAGTTCCGAAGCCTTTTTTGAGGGAGCCTGTCATTGGACTGCACAGGATGATGATGCATTGTCCATCGTTCTCTGCTTTCACATAACCACCGAATCTTTTCGCAACATAAAATTGCCTGATACTTGTTATTTCTGTGACAATAAAGGTTATGGCCTCACAGTTTGTCAAAACTCTCTAACCTTAATTTGTTACCCACATCCAAAATGCCATATTGAACCAGGACAAGAGTTCACAGATATTTGGTTCATAAAGGAGTATGGTGAAGATGAAACGTGGATTAAGAAATACACAATTAGACCTCTTCCCATTGAATCCTCATTTGCAATTTGGAAGGATCATGTATTACTTTTTCAAACCGGAACTGGAACTTTGAGTTCCTATGATATTCATTCCGATCAAATCAACGAATTCGGTTACCAAGCTAATCGTGGTACTTTGAGACTTCTAGTATACAACGAAGCCCTCACTATAATTCCAAGAGAAAGCAACGAAGCTACACAAGTTCTAAATTTTTGA